In the Carassius auratus strain Wakin chromosome 50, ASM336829v1, whole genome shotgun sequence genome, one interval contains:
- the lrrc56 gene encoding leucine-rich repeat-containing protein 56: protein MSRESSLKKRAGSAEFNGSALLNPKPAAEELLLDQSLSPEKLKIISGAEDLHEVTSLEMCVDTREETLDNFGIYLPKLTQLKMNNSLLSSVRDLGTSLSLLQVLCVARCGLTDLEGISALSSLKELYAAFNSVSDLSPVSLLEDLELLDLEENEVEDPAQLWYLGRCVKLRTLSLEGNPVCTRRAPGASEDSGSSFRAAVRELIPQLIFLDDVPVEEDTAPRCRASLQDWTLLRESIRDASLTDADRQQRLETDSAALEVFQKQRPGDLRVSSTSLSRPLTSCSGSRPASTRSDIAVLNHEASDLTNGVGRVLCGNPLQAARARRQKIKLQNSVSQTRPSTRSSFTPEHTLELEESSSREHRDVFTQLRSWRIEHNKRLLVIEEQQSQVMKIHHSDDDDDEDDDEGSHSQSFSSDDITRDTSSPDWSVQCPSTETLRLSSSSGCSMSPSPPPRAAAAPPAGRRITQIRSRRLRAHKARASEETHGTESIMTVRSQTACPQIIHKPHRPSSSPLRAQWSEASEDPQHSDTQHKPVIVSEKLTPRRPQTARAALQRLLK from the exons ATGTCTCGTGAGTCCTCGCTGAAGAAGAGAGCGGGCTCAGCTGAGTTCAATGGATCTGCTTTATTAAACCCCAAACCTGCTGCTGAAGAGCTGCTGCTCGATCAGAGTCTGTCTCCGGAGAAACTG aaaatCATCTCAGGAGCAGAGGATCTACACGAAGTGAcgtcactggagatgtgtgtggACACCCGAGAGGAGACTCTGGACAACTTCG GAATCTACTTGCCCAAACTCACACAGCTGAAGATGAACAACAGTCTGCTCTCATCTGTGCG GGATCTGGGAACCAGTCTCTCTCTCCTGCAGGTCTTATGTGTGGCTCGATGTGGTCTGACCGACCTGGAGGGCATCTCTGCTCTTTCCTCCTTAAAG GAGCTGTATGCGGCGTTCAACAGCGTCTCGGACCTGAGTCCAGTCAGTTTGCTGGAGGATCTGGAGCTGCTGGATCTGGAGGAGAACGAGGTTGAAGATCCAGCTCAGTTGTGGTATTTGGGCCGCTGTGTGAAGCTCAGGACACTTTCACTGGAAGGAAACCCTGTGTGCACCCGCCGCGCTCCAGGAGCCTCTGAG GACTCGGGCTCCAGCTTCAGGGCCGCGGTGCGAGAGCTGATCCCGCAGCTGATCTTCCTCGATGATGTTCCTGTTGAAGAGGACACAGCTCCACGCTGCAGAGCTTCACTGCAGGACTGGACTCTTCTCAGAGAATCCATCAGAGACGCTTCGCTCACAGATGCAGACAGACAGCAGCGTCTGGAGACGGACTCAGCAGCACTCGAGGTGTTTCAGAAGCAGAGACCTGGAGATCTGAGGGTCTCCTCCACGAGTCTCTCCAGACCTCTCACTTCCTGCAGCGGATCAAGACCAGCATCGACCCGCTCCGACATCGCCGTCCTGAACCACGAGGCCAGTGATCTGACGAACG GTGTCGGTCGAGTTCTCTGTGGAAATCCACTACAAGCTGCTCGAGCTCGAAGACAGAAGATAAAG CTCCAAAACTCTGTGTCTCAAACTCGTCCCAGCACAcggagcagcttcactcctgaacaCACGCTTGAGCTTGAAGAGAGCAGCAGCCGCGAGCACAGAGATGTTTTTACTCAACTCAGAAGCTGGAGGATTGAACACAACAA ACGTCTGCTGGTGATTGAGGAGCAGCAGTCTCAGGTGATGAAGATCCACCacagcgatgatgatgatgatgaagatgatgatgaaggcagTCACAGCCAAAGTTTCAGCAGCGATGACATCACTAGAGACACGAGCTCTCCTGATTGGTCCGTTCAGTGTCCCTCCACAG AGACGCTGAGACTCAGCTCTTCATCAGGCTGTTCGATGTCTCCCTCTCCTCCACCCAGAGCCGCagcagcgccccctgctggccggAGGATCACACAGATCCGCTCTCGGAGACTCAGAGCTCATAAAGCCAGAGCATCAGAGGAGACTCATGGGACTGAGAGCATCATGACTGTAAGATCTCAGACTGCGTGTCCTCAAATCATCCACAAACCTCACAGACCCTCCAGCAGTCCTCTTAGAGCACAATG GTCAGAAGCCTCTGAGGATCCTCAGCACTCAGACACCCAACATAAACCAGTAATAGTCTCTGAAAAACTGACGCCCAGACGTCCACAAACAGCCAGAGCTGCACTGCAGAGACTTCTGAAGTGA